The following are from one region of the Natronocella acetinitrilica genome:
- a CDS encoding amidohydrolase family protein encodes MHAAQSVVIRGGRVMDIAHRGAPLLDILVLDGVIHEIGPPGLAAPAGVVEVDATDRLLIPGLVNGHTHAHGALGKGLVPDRSTLELFLTMVPALSGNRSLEDKYLTAQLAACEMVRKGCTTCMDLFAEFPLPTVEGVDAVARAYGDVGMRAVIAPMMADRTLYQALPGLMDALPEGLREEVAGLSMAPHEASLEASERILRDWSHDTSRIRPALAPTIPMHCSDAFLQGCDRLARDHGVSLQTHLAESKSQAIRGMERYGRTLTAHLEELGLLGPHLSAAHGVWLDDDDMARLAHHGSAVVHNPLSNLRLGSGLAPLRSMLDRGMTVGLGTDAANTSDTQNMFEVTRIASYLSRIQLPDHDRWLGSDEVLRLATEGSAQALGFGDSIGRLAVGAHADIVFLRLDHIDYWPLRDPVMQVVNTESGGAVDSVMVDGRLILDHGRFTTIDEARLRADVERAVERLDPASEGAMAFAHRVREFVGAFCVANTCSHYHVERRLDPHS; translated from the coding sequence ATGCATGCTGCCCAGAGTGTGGTGATACGTGGCGGGCGGGTGATGGACATCGCCCACCGCGGCGCGCCCTTGCTCGATATCCTGGTGCTGGACGGCGTGATCCACGAGATCGGCCCGCCGGGCCTTGCCGCACCAGCCGGAGTCGTCGAGGTGGATGCCACTGATCGGCTGCTGATACCGGGGCTGGTGAACGGCCACACCCACGCCCACGGTGCGCTGGGCAAGGGGCTGGTGCCGGATCGCTCCACTCTGGAGCTGTTCCTGACCATGGTGCCCGCCCTGAGCGGCAACCGGTCCCTGGAAGACAAGTACCTGACAGCCCAACTCGCCGCCTGCGAAATGGTGCGCAAGGGCTGCACCACCTGCATGGACCTGTTCGCCGAGTTCCCCCTGCCCACCGTGGAGGGGGTGGATGCCGTGGCCCGAGCCTACGGCGACGTGGGCATGCGCGCAGTCATCGCTCCCATGATGGCGGATCGCACGCTCTACCAGGCTCTGCCCGGGCTCATGGACGCGCTGCCCGAGGGGCTGCGCGAGGAAGTCGCCGGCCTGAGCATGGCACCCCATGAAGCCAGCCTGGAGGCCAGCGAACGCATACTCCGCGACTGGTCCCACGATACAAGCCGGATTCGTCCCGCCCTGGCTCCGACCATCCCCATGCACTGCTCCGACGCGTTTCTGCAAGGCTGTGATCGTCTCGCCCGGGACCATGGAGTATCACTGCAGACCCACCTGGCGGAATCGAAAAGTCAGGCAATACGCGGCATGGAACGCTACGGACGTACCCTGACGGCGCACCTGGAGGAGCTCGGCCTGCTCGGGCCCCACCTCAGCGCAGCCCATGGCGTCTGGCTGGATGACGACGACATGGCCCGGCTGGCGCACCATGGTTCTGCGGTGGTCCACAACCCGCTCAGCAACCTGCGCCTGGGCTCGGGCCTGGCGCCGCTGCGCTCCATGCTGGACCGGGGCATGACGGTGGGGCTGGGAACCGATGCCGCCAACACCTCCGATACCCAGAACATGTTCGAAGTGACCCGCATCGCCAGCTACCTGTCCCGCATCCAACTGCCGGACCACGACCGCTGGCTCGGTAGTGACGAAGTGCTGCGCCTGGCCACCGAGGGCAGCGCACAGGCGCTGGGCTTCGGCGACAGCATTGGACGGCTGGCCGTCGGCGCCCATGCCGACATCGTGTTCCTGCGTCTGGATCACATCGACTACTGGCCGCTGCGCGACCCGGTGATGCAGGTGGTGAACACCGAATCTGGTGGCGCCGTTGACAGCGTCATGGTGGATGGCCGGCTGATCCTCGACCATGGCCGCTTCACGACCATCGATGAGGCACGGCTGCGCGCAGATGTGGAGCGTGCGGTGGAGCGCCTCGATCCCGCCAGCGAGGGCGCGATGGCCTTCGCCCACCGGGTTCGAGAGTTCGTCGGCGCTTTCTGCGTCGCCAACACCTGCAGCCACTACCACGTGGAGCGGCGGCTGGACCCGCACTCGTAA
- a CDS encoding Ig-like domain-containing protein, whose protein sequence is MMQANDGASAMENANQFVAADRRRQDGGPVGGDFSRWVNPLKIRRLLQSVGVVVGAGLLLAGCFGGSGGGGGSSGSSEPSLVGLEASPPLVQVPVGFSEALTVTAQFDDGSSREVTDEVAWSSADETIATVPADAPARVRGEGGGETVLEARFEDQVALLQVEVSDATLEGLEILWLDEFEEEQVEPVPPLAQGQSIRLVVRGVFEDGSSRDLTRVAQWESADPDAVSVGAVGDQAGLVTGRRQTAPESVNVTATVTAGDGPGEAASAAVTVTDAVVDSISISPGMETVNQSGIVAFGAVARLSDDTTVDVTTSVTWSVDAPDIATIRNTAPNFGRAAGLQPGNTTVKAILGGDENLTDTAFLEVLEAPAAPRALRLEARPNVILAGGEDTTELTATVFPNVEGRTIVDGTPVRFVKLSSDVLNFSEDGMRETFSGVATLPATGGSLGIDLVFANVPDTIAEGLAFVRVVDSFAEVVVPLGFIQRDDDGNIEAYIFAIGNVSNRQFEIDGVDVFDADGFVREFDAEELDQLNDRVLLGRGQVAAAFGSLDGRDPDDVSLTFLLREPSVPGSEFEIEVVLQ, encoded by the coding sequence ATGATGCAGGCCAACGACGGTGCATCGGCCATGGAAAACGCGAACCAGTTCGTGGCGGCTGACCGGCGAAGGCAGGATGGTGGTCCTGTGGGCGGCGACTTTTCCCGGTGGGTTAATCCATTGAAAATCAGAAGACTTCTTCAGAGTGTTGGTGTGGTTGTCGGAGCCGGCCTGCTGCTGGCGGGCTGCTTCGGTGGCAGTGGTGGTGGGGGTGGGTCGTCGGGCTCGTCGGAGCCCTCGCTGGTGGGGCTTGAGGCGTCGCCACCCCTGGTGCAGGTTCCTGTGGGTTTTTCGGAGGCGCTGACCGTCACGGCCCAGTTCGACGATGGCAGCAGTCGGGAGGTCACTGACGAGGTTGCCTGGAGTTCGGCCGATGAGACCATCGCCACGGTACCCGCTGACGCGCCCGCCCGGGTGCGGGGTGAGGGTGGCGGCGAAACGGTCCTGGAGGCGCGCTTTGAGGACCAGGTCGCACTGTTACAGGTAGAGGTTTCCGATGCGACGCTGGAGGGGCTTGAGATCCTCTGGTTGGACGAGTTCGAGGAAGAGCAGGTTGAACCGGTGCCGCCGTTGGCGCAGGGGCAGTCGATCCGGTTAGTGGTCCGGGGAGTATTCGAGGATGGTAGCTCGCGTGATCTAACTCGCGTGGCGCAGTGGGAGAGCGCTGATCCGGACGCAGTGAGTGTGGGCGCGGTGGGTGATCAGGCGGGCCTAGTCACGGGTCGTCGGCAGACTGCGCCGGAGTCCGTGAATGTGACGGCGACGGTTACTGCCGGTGACGGTCCTGGCGAGGCCGCCTCGGCTGCGGTGACCGTGACCGACGCCGTCGTCGACTCCATTAGCATCTCGCCCGGGATGGAGACTGTTAACCAGAGTGGGATCGTCGCTTTCGGCGCCGTTGCCAGATTGAGTGACGATACGACCGTAGATGTCACCACCTCAGTCACGTGGTCCGTCGATGCTCCGGATATCGCAACGATCCGCAACACCGCACCAAACTTCGGTCGGGCGGCCGGACTACAGCCCGGCAATACGACGGTGAAGGCTATTCTGGGAGGTGATGAGAACCTCACGGACACTGCTTTTCTTGAGGTTTTGGAAGCGCCCGCCGCTCCTCGCGCCCTACGACTGGAAGCGCGTCCGAACGTGATTCTCGCCGGCGGTGAGGATACGACGGAACTGACCGCCACGGTGTTCCCGAATGTGGAGGGGCGGACCATCGTCGATGGCACGCCGGTGCGCTTCGTCAAGCTCAGCAGCGATGTTCTGAATTTCTCCGAGGACGGCATGCGAGAAACGTTCTCCGGCGTCGCGACTCTACCCGCCACTGGAGGAAGTCTTGGTATCGATCTGGTGTTTGCCAATGTGCCGGACACCATTGCTGAGGGCCTGGCGTTTGTGCGGGTGGTGGACAGTTTTGCTGAAGTGGTTGTGCCATTGGGATTCATTCAGCGGGATGATGACGGCAACATTGAAGCTTACATTTTCGCAATCGGTAACGTCTCTAATCGTCAATTCGAGATCGATGGAGTCGACGTTTTCGATGCTGATGGATTCGTACGTGAGTTTGATGCCGAAGAGCTTGATCAGCTGAATGACCGAGTACTCCTTGGAAGAGGTCAGGTTGCGGCTGCTTTCGGAAGCTTGGACGGTCGTGATCCGGATGACGTAAGCCTGACATTCTTGCTTCGGGAGCCGTCCGTACCCGGCTCCGAATTCGAGATAGAAGTGGTGCTTCAATAG
- a CDS encoding DUF1289 domain-containing protein: MTPQSMLKSPCNGNCGLAMESGSCPNCFRTMDEIVSWRAMSEQERETVLAAIPARRAEASTATAG, from the coding sequence ATGACTCCCCAGAGCATGTTGAAGAGCCCCTGCAATGGAAACTGCGGGTTGGCGATGGAATCGGGCAGTTGCCCGAACTGTTTCCGCACCATGGATGAGATCGTGAGCTGGCGCGCCATGAGCGAGCAGGAGCGGGAAACCGTCCTCGCTGCCATTCCCGCCCGCCGCGCTGAAGCGTCCACGGCAACCGCCGGCTGA
- a CDS encoding aromatic amino acid transaminase, translated as MFEHIKRVPGDPILGLIDAFNKDTNPNKVDLGVGVYRDDHGTTPIMRAVKEAEALLVKNETTKAYIGSHGDPRFGKAVLPMVLGDDSPVLAANRASGTQAPGGTGALRLAADFIRVHLPGKGIWLSDPTWPNHLGLFEGAGLKVGKYPYVDAENRLDFPAMMDAIRQIPAGNVVLLHACCHNPSGFDLSAEQWQTVLDVVRERDLLPLVDFAYQGFGDGLEEDAYGARLLAEQLDEVLITSSCSKNFGIYRERTGCLIAVAKDTEQMENVRSQLAITARENYSNPPAHGGAIVAEILESAELAAMWRAELTEMRDRINGLRRDFVEALQPFGLAEKFACIAEQRGMFSYTGLSPEQVETLRSEFGIYMVKSGRANVAGLSRDNLAYVAKAFAAVSS; from the coding sequence ATGTTTGAACATATCAAGCGCGTCCCCGGCGACCCCATCCTTGGCCTGATCGACGCGTTCAACAAGGACACCAACCCGAACAAGGTCGACCTCGGCGTCGGCGTCTACCGTGACGATCACGGCACCACGCCGATCATGCGCGCGGTGAAAGAGGCCGAGGCGCTGCTGGTGAAAAACGAAACCACCAAGGCGTACATCGGTTCCCACGGCGATCCCCGTTTCGGCAAGGCCGTGTTGCCCATGGTGCTCGGCGATGACTCCCCCGTGCTGGCAGCGAATCGCGCCAGCGGCACCCAGGCGCCCGGCGGCACCGGTGCGTTGCGCCTGGCGGCGGACTTCATTCGCGTGCATCTGCCGGGCAAGGGCATCTGGTTGTCCGACCCCACCTGGCCCAACCACCTGGGGCTGTTCGAAGGGGCCGGCTTGAAAGTGGGCAAGTACCCCTACGTTGATGCCGAAAACCGCCTGGATTTCCCCGCGATGATGGACGCCATTCGTCAGATTCCGGCGGGCAACGTGGTGCTGCTCCATGCTTGCTGTCACAACCCATCCGGCTTTGACCTGTCCGCCGAGCAGTGGCAGACAGTGCTTGATGTGGTGCGTGAGCGCGATCTGCTGCCGCTGGTGGACTTCGCCTACCAGGGTTTCGGTGATGGGCTGGAGGAGGATGCCTATGGCGCGCGCCTGCTGGCCGAGCAGCTGGACGAGGTTCTGATCACCAGTTCCTGCTCGAAGAACTTCGGCATTTACCGGGAGCGCACCGGCTGCCTGATCGCGGTGGCGAAGGATACCGAGCAGATGGAAAACGTCCGCTCGCAGCTGGCCATCACGGCGCGGGAAAACTATTCCAACCCGCCGGCCCATGGTGGCGCCATCGTCGCCGAGATCCTGGAGTCCGCCGAGCTGGCCGCCATGTGGCGGGCCGAACTCACCGAGATGCGGGACCGCATCAACGGCCTGCGCAGGGACTTCGTCGAGGCCCTGCAGCCCTTCGGGCTGGCGGAGAAGTTCGCCTGCATCGCCGAACAGCGGGGCATGTTCTCTTACACCGGCCTGTCGCCGGAGCAGGTGGAGACACTACGCAGCGAGTTCGGCATCTACATGGTGAAGTCGGGACGTGCCAACGTTGCGGGCCTGTCCCGCGACAACCTGGCCTACGTGGCCAAGGCCTTCGCCGCGGTCAGTTCCTGA
- a CDS encoding amidase, giving the protein MTPELSDLLGESAVDVQARLRGGSVQSEDLLTLLEGHHDSVDATLNALPTTCFARARGAAVRAGTLAPLHGMPVVVKDLTAVAGVRTTYGSPIYRDNMPTESDFVVERIEASGGLPYAKSNTPEFGCGGVTFNDVLGETRNPWNPAYTPGGSSGGSAAALASGQAWLALGSDFGGSLRLPASFCGIVGLRPTPGCVPRGPSAVPFDRHWVEGPMGRSVADVALLLDALVGQDRRDPLSTPREAGFLQAVDRPTDRVRIASVGGLGLGALDPVVEQAVNEALGRLDTLPDWEVMDRQLDLAAAREVFAVRRGLCYAAMFESFRRDSPELLRPDIISDLDRGLGFDATTIARADRLQGELWKAAEIVFRDADILACPTVVVPPFKAGQPSIAEVAGEALPTYYDWLRLTYSVSLIGVPAISIPCGFSPDGLPIGLQLMAPPHREARLLQVAAAAESRLDVFADVSTPWQRRA; this is encoded by the coding sequence ATGACCCCCGAACTCAGCGATCTTCTGGGTGAATCTGCAGTCGATGTCCAGGCACGACTGCGCGGCGGTAGCGTGCAAAGCGAGGATCTCCTCACGCTGCTTGAAGGGCACCATGACAGCGTCGATGCGACATTGAACGCGCTCCCGACAACCTGCTTTGCCCGTGCGCGGGGTGCGGCGGTGCGTGCGGGCACGCTCGCACCGCTGCATGGAATGCCTGTTGTGGTAAAGGATCTGACCGCGGTCGCGGGCGTGCGCACCACTTACGGGTCTCCAATCTATCGCGATAACATGCCCACGGAGAGCGACTTCGTGGTGGAACGCATTGAGGCCTCGGGCGGGCTTCCCTATGCCAAGAGCAATACCCCGGAGTTCGGTTGCGGTGGCGTTACCTTCAACGACGTATTGGGGGAAACGCGCAATCCGTGGAATCCGGCCTACACCCCCGGAGGCTCATCGGGTGGCTCGGCGGCGGCACTGGCATCAGGGCAGGCATGGCTGGCCCTCGGATCGGATTTCGGCGGCAGTCTGCGACTGCCGGCCAGTTTCTGCGGCATCGTGGGCCTGCGTCCAACACCAGGTTGCGTGCCGCGAGGCCCGTCAGCCGTTCCGTTTGACCGTCACTGGGTGGAGGGTCCCATGGGCCGATCAGTGGCTGATGTGGCTCTGCTGCTGGATGCACTGGTTGGCCAGGATCGGAGGGATCCCTTGTCGACGCCCCGCGAAGCGGGATTTCTGCAGGCCGTCGACCGACCAACGGACCGGGTACGAATCGCCAGCGTGGGTGGACTCGGACTCGGCGCCCTGGATCCCGTGGTTGAGCAGGCTGTCAATGAAGCCCTCGGGAGGCTCGATACACTGCCGGACTGGGAAGTCATGGATCGCCAGCTTGATCTGGCGGCGGCCCGCGAAGTCTTCGCCGTCCGCCGGGGGCTTTGCTATGCGGCCATGTTCGAATCGTTCCGCCGGGATTCCCCGGAGTTGCTACGGCCAGACATCATCTCCGATCTGGATCGGGGCCTTGGTTTCGATGCCACGACCATTGCCAGGGCAGACCGCTTGCAGGGCGAACTCTGGAAAGCCGCCGAGATCGTGTTCCGGGACGCAGACATACTCGCCTGCCCCACGGTTGTCGTGCCGCCATTCAAGGCAGGCCAGCCAAGCATTGCCGAGGTGGCCGGCGAAGCCCTGCCCACCTATTACGACTGGTTGCGCCTCACGTATTCCGTGAGCCTCATTGGTGTTCCGGCCATCTCCATTCCCTGTGGCTTCAGCCCGGATGGGCTGCCCATCGGCCTACAGCTCATGGCGCCTCCGCACCGGGAGGCGAGACTCCTCCAGGTTGCGGCGGCTGCCGAATCACGACTCGACGTCTTCGCCGACGTTTCAACACCTTGGCAACGCCGAGCGTGA
- a CDS encoding TRAP transporter large permease, with product MSEEMLGLALLAGLFVLIIVGFPIAFTLLFVAVIAGYSGIGMRAFNLMITQVERTMEMTTLAAIPLFIFMGLILERAGLMERLFHAFQLLFARVRGSLYLAVLSTSTLFAMATGIVGASVTVIGLMAGRMMEKSGYDVRLSAGAIAAGGTLGILIPPSIMLIVLGPIIGVPVLRLFAAVIFPGLLLAGLFIAYCMIRSFLNPSLGPPLPPEKRAPNVMFIAKEFALGVVPLFVVIAATLGSILAGLATPTEASGMGALGALLLTIAYRKFSFRNFSDSLAQTLKISSMVLFLIAAANYFGAIFSILGTPYLITDWLLDLGLSPMALLIVILCFIFVLGWSLDWAPIVLILVPVVFPVIQELGINPVWFGTLVAVCLQTAWLTPPVALSAYFLKGVMPHWQLKDIYIGMLHFLGLQILGLSLVVIFPQIALWLPSVLFGGR from the coding sequence ATGAGCGAGGAAATGCTTGGCCTCGCCTTGTTAGCCGGACTTTTCGTGCTGATCATCGTGGGCTTCCCCATAGCCTTCACCCTATTGTTCGTGGCCGTGATCGCCGGCTACAGCGGCATTGGCATGCGCGCGTTCAACCTGATGATCACGCAGGTTGAACGCACCATGGAGATGACCACCCTTGCCGCTATCCCGCTGTTCATCTTCATGGGGCTGATCCTGGAACGCGCAGGGCTGATGGAACGGCTGTTCCATGCCTTTCAGCTGCTATTCGCGCGCGTGCGGGGCTCCTTGTACCTCGCAGTGCTGTCCACCTCCACGCTGTTTGCCATGGCGACCGGCATCGTGGGTGCCTCGGTCACCGTCATCGGGCTGATGGCGGGCCGAATGATGGAGAAAAGTGGGTACGACGTGCGACTGTCCGCCGGAGCCATCGCTGCCGGTGGCACCCTGGGCATTCTCATTCCCCCCAGCATCATGCTGATCGTGCTCGGGCCGATCATCGGGGTTCCCGTACTGCGATTGTTTGCGGCCGTCATTTTCCCCGGTCTACTGCTTGCAGGGCTTTTTATCGCCTACTGCATGATTCGCTCATTCCTGAACCCGAGCCTGGGGCCCCCCTTGCCCCCGGAAAAGCGGGCGCCGAACGTCATGTTCATCGCCAAGGAATTCGCGTTGGGTGTCGTGCCGCTGTTCGTGGTGATTGCCGCAACGCTTGGCAGCATACTCGCGGGCCTTGCAACGCCAACCGAGGCCTCGGGAATGGGCGCCCTGGGTGCCTTGCTGCTTACCATCGCGTACCGCAAGTTCAGCTTCAGAAACTTCAGCGACTCCCTGGCGCAGACCCTGAAGATATCCAGCATGGTGCTGTTCCTGATTGCGGCAGCGAACTACTTCGGCGCCATCTTCTCCATTCTCGGAACGCCCTACCTGATCACGGACTGGCTGCTCGACCTCGGACTGTCGCCGATGGCCCTGCTGATCGTGATTCTCTGCTTCATCTTCGTGCTCGGGTGGTCGCTGGACTGGGCGCCGATCGTCCTGATTCTTGTCCCGGTTGTCTTCCCCGTCATCCAGGAACTGGGCATTAATCCCGTTTGGTTCGGCACCCTGGTGGCCGTCTGCCTGCAGACCGCCTGGTTGACCCCGCCGGTGGCCCTGTCGGCCTATTTCCTGAAGGGGGTCATGCCACACTGGCAGTTGAAGGATATCTACATCGGCATGCTGCACTTCCTCGGGCTGCAGATTCTCGGGCTGTCCCTTGTGGTGATTTTCCCGCAGATCGCCCTCTGGCTCCCGTCCGTCCTGTTCGGTGGCCGCTAA
- a CDS encoding TRAP transporter small permease subunit has product MNEASTGRPASGAQQPPPTPPILRRFLGAIDSFTDWTGWLIAFLLVPLMITVVAEVFGRYMMGRSLFWSYDVIYMLYGSLFMLGAAYTLLHKGHIRSDFIYVSLPVRWQGLIDTVAYVGFFFPVMFFLLWYGWDNFQDAVRLNERSIHSAWGPVLYPFRAVIPLAALMLLVQGLSETTKSLHALITGRWP; this is encoded by the coding sequence TTGAACGAGGCAAGCACGGGGCGCCCGGCTTCAGGTGCGCAACAACCACCGCCAACGCCACCAATACTGCGGCGGTTTCTCGGGGCCATAGACAGCTTCACCGACTGGACCGGCTGGTTGATCGCCTTTTTGCTGGTTCCGCTCATGATCACCGTGGTGGCGGAGGTGTTCGGCCGCTACATGATGGGCCGCTCGCTATTCTGGTCCTACGACGTTATTTACATGCTCTACGGCAGCCTGTTCATGCTGGGGGCTGCATACACGCTGCTGCACAAGGGACACATTCGCTCGGACTTCATTTACGTCAGCCTGCCGGTGCGCTGGCAGGGGCTGATCGACACAGTGGCGTACGTGGGCTTTTTCTTTCCGGTCATGTTCTTCCTGCTCTGGTACGGCTGGGATAACTTTCAGGATGCGGTGCGTTTGAACGAACGCTCGATCCACAGCGCGTGGGGTCCCGTGCTCTATCCGTTTCGCGCCGTAATCCCTCTGGCGGCACTTATGCTGCTCGTGCAGGGGCTCTCCGAGACCACGAAGAGTCTTCATGCCCTGATCACGGGGAGATGGCCATGA
- a CDS encoding TRAP transporter substrate-binding protein codes for MSTILPTISRKALTTLSVGALTLGILSASVATAQDTYRMRIQAAVPSGAMSFEMLERFGERLEIMSNGEFDVRVLPGGAIVPSNQILDSVSDGVLEAGFAWPQFWSGKHPATALFSNTPVWAMAGLDSLTHLSWMYEGGGIDLYHELLQDEIGVNVVSFFVTPSGWQPLGWFNKPIESMADMDGLRYRTPPGLVGEIFDEAGVSTVFIGPQELVPAAERGVVDAAGWINPVEDYPLGFHDIFSHYYLASVHQWTDTGEIVINRDFWDGLPDTHKEMVRTAAMATILETYTKDISRNADMIRRFEEEFGIEVHPTPADINSQLVQAGERVINRHAADSAIYKNIVDSQIEFARKVKPSWGEVLRAYDSLAEDALID; via the coding sequence ATGAGCACGATTTTGCCCACCATCAGCCGCAAGGCACTGACCACCCTTAGTGTAGGGGCGCTTACTCTAGGCATTTTGTCCGCATCGGTCGCGACCGCTCAGGACACCTATCGCATGCGCATACAGGCGGCTGTCCCGTCCGGAGCCATGTCCTTCGAAATGCTTGAACGTTTCGGAGAACGCCTGGAAATCATGTCCAACGGCGAGTTTGACGTTCGGGTTTTGCCGGGGGGTGCCATCGTGCCATCGAACCAGATTCTGGATTCGGTGAGTGACGGTGTTCTGGAGGCGGGGTTCGCCTGGCCACAGTTCTGGTCCGGCAAGCATCCCGCAACGGCGCTGTTCAGCAACACGCCAGTCTGGGCGATGGCCGGCCTCGACAGCCTCACGCATCTGTCATGGATGTACGAGGGCGGCGGCATCGATCTCTACCATGAACTGCTGCAGGACGAAATCGGCGTCAATGTGGTGTCGTTCTTCGTAACGCCCTCGGGCTGGCAACCCCTTGGCTGGTTCAACAAACCCATCGAGAGCATGGCCGACATGGACGGCTTGCGCTACCGCACGCCCCCCGGGCTCGTGGGTGAAATATTCGATGAGGCAGGGGTCTCCACCGTCTTTATCGGACCACAGGAACTCGTGCCCGCCGCCGAGCGGGGCGTGGTGGATGCAGCCGGCTGGATCAACCCCGTGGAGGATTATCCCCTCGGCTTTCATGACATTTTCAGTCATTACTATCTCGCGAGCGTGCACCAATGGACGGACACGGGTGAAATCGTGATCAACCGCGATTTCTGGGACGGCTTGCCGGATACCCACAAGGAAATGGTGCGCACGGCGGCCATGGCAACCATTCTCGAAACCTACACCAAAGACATCTCCCGCAACGCCGACATGATCCGCCGCTTCGAGGAAGAATTCGGCATCGAAGTTCACCCCACTCCGGCGGACATCAACTCGCAGCTTGTCCAGGCGGGGGAACGGGTGATCAACCGCCATGCCGCGGACAGCGCGATCTACAAGAACATCGTGGATTCGCAGATCGAGTTTGCCCGCAAGGTCAAGCCGTCCTGGGGGGAGGTATTGCGCGCCTATGACAGCCTGGCGGAAGACGCCTTGATCGACTGA
- a CDS encoding glycosyltransferase: MPDTSATPALSVIIPAWNESALLPGTLAALHEAVAASGVAAEIIVVDNDSDDDTARVAKDAGARVVHEPRRGIACARNAGAARAGARILLFLDADTQVDATHLGAVMRAVDGGWGGGGAPLELTDMRYPVYRPGVTVWNWLARRLNLAAGCFLFVRRDLHEAMGGFDERIYAGEEINYSRRLARLARREGLRFGILSTPPVRSSGRKTHWFAPWQHVLVLLTFVLFPVAGRFRRLSWFWYRRPE; encoded by the coding sequence ATGCCGGACACATCCGCCACACCCGCGCTGTCGGTCATCATACCGGCCTGGAACGAATCAGCACTGCTGCCGGGCACGCTGGCAGCCCTGCACGAGGCCGTGGCCGCAAGCGGTGTGGCTGCCGAGATCATCGTGGTGGATAACGATTCCGACGACGACACCGCCAGGGTGGCCAAGGACGCGGGAGCCCGTGTCGTGCATGAACCGCGGCGCGGCATCGCCTGCGCCCGAAACGCCGGCGCCGCCCGGGCCGGCGCCCGCATTCTGCTGTTTCTCGATGCCGACACCCAGGTGGACGCGACGCATCTCGGCGCGGTGATGCGGGCCGTGGATGGTGGCTGGGGCGGCGGCGGCGCACCGCTGGAACTCACCGACATGCGCTATCCGGTGTACCGGCCGGGGGTCACGGTCTGGAACTGGCTGGCACGCCGACTCAACCTCGCCGCCGGCTGCTTTCTGTTCGTACGCCGCGACCTGCATGAGGCCATGGGCGGCTTCGACGAGCGCATCTACGCCGGGGAGGAGATCAACTACTCCAGGCGGCTGGCCCGGCTGGCGCGGCGGGAAGGGCTGCGCTTCGGGATACTCTCGACCCCGCCGGTGCGCAGTTCCGGCCGCAAGACGCACTGGTTCGCACCGTGGCAGCACGTCCTGGTGCTCCTGACATTCGTGCTGTTCCCCGTGGCAGGACGCTTTCGGCGCCTGAGCTGGTTCTGGTACCGGCGGCCAGAATAA
- a CDS encoding glutathione peroxidase gives MRLSALFALLIGLAVAQAHAGESTVDRERMFNHELRLLHSDDTVNLRDAYDGVPLLVVNTASRCGFTGQFAGLEELYQAYRDRGLRVVGFPSNDFRQEVDDEAETAQVCRVNYGVTFDMFAPISVRGDQAHPLFQEIARQSEEPRWNFHKYVVDRDGQVVGAFPSRVTPDSRELREAIEGVL, from the coding sequence ATGCGTTTGTCAGCCCTGTTTGCCCTGTTGATCGGCCTTGCCGTCGCGCAGGCCCATGCCGGAGAGTCGACCGTGGATCGAGAGCGGATGTTCAATCATGAGCTGCGGCTGCTGCATTCCGACGACACCGTGAACCTGCGGGATGCCTACGATGGAGTACCGTTGCTGGTGGTGAATACCGCCAGCCGCTGCGGCTTCACCGGCCAGTTCGCCGGTCTGGAGGAACTGTATCAGGCCTATCGTGACCGGGGGCTCAGGGTGGTGGGCTTTCCCAGCAACGATTTCCGCCAGGAAGTCGATGACGAGGCGGAAACCGCCCAGGTCTGCCGGGTGAACTACGGCGTCACCTTCGACATGTTCGCCCCCATCAGCGTGCGCGGCGATCAGGCCCATCCGCTGTTCCAGGAAATCGCCCGCCAGTCGGAAGAACCGCGTTGGAATTTCCACAAGTACGTCGTCGACCGCGACGGTCAGGTGGTCGGCGCCTTCCCCAGCCGCGTGACCCCGGACAGCCGGGAGCTGCGCGAGGCCATCGAGGGTGTGCTGTAA